One Glycine max cultivar Williams 82 chromosome 1, Glycine_max_v4.0, whole genome shotgun sequence genomic window, AAGGAAGGAAGGTAtgtacataatttcacacacaATTGGGTGATTAAGAATAGCAATTCTCTTACGGGCATGTTATCTCTCGAGATAGGCCTTCAATTTATTGAATGCAATAACTAAAGGTTTGTTtatgatgtaataaaaaaataaatgtttttaaacagaaaaataaaggtTTATTCATGATTATATTTTCAGAAATGTTATTTTCTTTCGGGTaaacttacaaatctatttcGTTAGAAGTCAGACTTtaggagaatatttttttttaaaaaaatcaatgagaAAGGAAGTTAATAGATGATCAGGTACAAGATAACTTACAATATTCTTTTCTTatgaattaaacaaataatttaagtaACAAATTTATGAGAGTAAAAAATGCCAACAAATAATTTAAGTTTGTATTAAGAATATCATATTTGGCTATTTTGgactattatattatattgtagTAATCACTTATAAAGAGATCATGGCATTTTGAGAAGAATAAAAGTGtttcttagaaaaatatattgcaaTGTTTTAGTTTTCTCCTCTCTTCCTAATTTGCTCTTCTAGTACTCGCCGACAAATGTGTGGATTCGTAGTTTCTTTCTCAATTGTTTTCCCTGCTACAAGTGACTTCATCTAACGTTTTCCAGACACACTCATCTAAAGTTATAATCAAGGCCATAGTCATATATATAAGGGATTTCAACTACATATTATTTCGTTCATCTACTCGTTTTTTCTTTCATCTGAGttttatagtattatttttctctttcttttatatcACGCCACTTCTGTAATTAAGTTATCatttatctctttatttttttatcacccAAACTCACCACATTCCTTCATCTTAACCTTCTATTTTTCATGGCAGAGTTCCCCTAACATTGGTGTTTATTAACACTGTAATATACGTTTTGTTAGCAGTAATTTGACTTGACGCCAGCCTCCGCGTGAAAAGTCAACACGCCAGAGATGTTCCATTCCATTCCCGCAAATATTAAGCTCCCAGCCGCTGGAAAATCGGtggaaaaggaaaacaaagtcATGACAGAGTGGCTAGCTAGAAATTAATTAAGTACAATGAGTCAGAAACACAAAGTTAGCATTGCCAGCACCGCAATATTCCCAATCGATGACACGAACAGGAGAATGTTGAAATTTGAAGCTTCAGTGTCTTGCCTTTCACGAAAGACACACAAGTTGAGTCGTACTCGTACCCAGCCAGCCCATGTTAGCTAGAAAGCAAGCTGTATTCCTCGTGCAAGTCAAATCTCTTTGTCAGAGTTACAAGAATGTTATAttcttcacttcacttctctCTTGTTCCTTGTTTTTCAATAAAGTACTAGCAACCGAGCAAGACCAagaggaaagagaaaagaagcaGCACAACCAGCACTGGATTCAAATGCAGTAGAACaccttttgactttttttttcttcctgtcACACACTcagcacaaaaacaaaaacaaaactaatttgTACGTACGTCTAGCATATATCATATGACATAGATAATACTATAATAGATCTACCTTGGCTTAGTCATCACATATTGGACAAGTACAGTACAAAACAAGGCGCTGCCGACAGCCCCACATGTAATTGTAATGTAATATAGCTAACTAACTACTTTGGTTCCGCCACGATTGGGTGGTTAACTAGGGTTCACTCTCGGTTTGGTTTGGTCTGGTTCGGTGGGAAATCGTTGTCATTTATAATATCAATCATCACACATTGCTTCTACTGTATGGTTTAGGTTTTACAACCCTGCTTCTCCATTCGGTAATTATTATCATCACACATCTGAACTTTGTCGCACCGCACAAGCAACTACCTGAGCCCACTGCCTCAGCCTCGTCTTCACCGTCTGAGGGTTATCACCTTCATAATAGTTCACACCAACAAACCAAtcaaatcaacaacaacaaaaataaacgaGATCTTAATCcaatttaatcataattaacacataaattaaataactcagaaataaattgaagaacaaaatttaaatgttcaCTTGTTAGAATTAGAGTCTCGTCTCGATAATATTAATGTATGATAATTTTACTACAAAACTTGATAAAGGTCATCGAAGTAAAACTTTAATTCTGATCACAACTATTTATATTGTCGAGCTGAAATTTCAATAATGATTAGCTAACTATTTAAAGTTATTGATCTGAAACTCTAATTCTGATAAGAGATTATTATCTAagtaaatgttaattaattaccgGTGGTGAAGATGGCGGAGTGGGGACTGCCGTGGGGGCAAGGAGTGCTGTCGCAATCGGAGGcggcggaggaggaggaggaggacgGCGTGGTTTTGGTGACAAGGGAGTCGTTGTAGCGTTTGTTGACGGCGTAGTAGAGGCCGAGAGCGGGTAGAGTATCGGAGAGGCGTTGATCGAGCTCGACCTCGGGGGAGGAATCGAATCCAAAGCCTAACTCGATGCAGGCCTTGAGCTCGTCCACGTCCTCATCGGTGACGCTCTTACTGCGGCGGTTCTTCCAGTTCCCCTTGCGGCGGAGCCACGCCTCGTCGCGGAAGGCGTCCGGCGACCACGACCGCTGCTTGAAGAGCGGCGACGCCGACTGCAGAAGCGGCGGGCGCTGGAGCAGGAACGGAGGCGGCGGCGGCGCCTGGGTGTCGGGTTCCGACATGGGCGTGGAAGACGACGACAGGCACAGCCCCTTGGTGCTGGGGTTGTGCGGAGGTCGAGGGACCTCGCACGATAGCTTAGAGAACGCTATGGCGCTGTTAGGTTTCTTTCTTTCGGCGCTTTTGAATGCCAAGGGATACCACACCCTTTATGGATTAAACTCACACCCAAATCCCTCTCTCATTGGTCCACCTCATCATTACCTGTCTTCATTATTTTCCTTCtcctttgattttatttttatgacaaatattaatcagttttcttttatattcgctaaaaaatttaaaataatattttaacatgcaaagttttatttttcataattttttaagttttcgatttttataataaatattttttagttttaattttttaacacataTTTTAAGGATGTTGAGTAATATCCTTATTTTATATAGTGCACACCTTGTTTCGCTGTTTTCCTTGCTTGCTTGACGTAGAAATATTGCAcccatgtatttatttatttttatttgcttagTTTAATTGGCAAACTTATCTATCACTGAGTGACAAATgatcaaatatattttgcttTTAGTCTTATTGCCTCCCACATGGTTGTATAATATAATGCCTTGCTGCCGAAGGAAATTATACACTCCAAATATACCACCATTAATTATACGTTAAGTTAGGTATAATACTTgattatctttaaaaattagatttaaGTCACTGACCTGAGCTTCAAATTTacgatatgtatgtatgtgtctTGTTATTTGTATTATTGACGGAATCCATTACCTTAAAAGCAATCTCTGGCTATCATGTGTCGGGATTGTAGAATTTTttctagttaaccatgcatgttttcattattataataagCAACAGAAATTAATATAGATTATATATACTTGGCATTTTGTATTAAAGTATGACTAATTGAATGTGTCGTCCACTAGTAAGATTATTAAACTATATATACGCGCCAATTCAATGCGCCATTTTACTTTGTCAAATTCAACCATTGCCCGCGCGACAACTTGCTACTATAAacaatcaattatttattttttaatttatctttatattataaatttttatctttctctgaCAAGATTTCTATAGATATAGTCACAAATCGAAGATTAATCAAcatgtaaaatttttttaactattgacGATTATATCAAACTTTATTGATGAATAAAATCACGTATATAATtgccaagaaataaaaaatcgagagagagagagtcattAACTATAACCTAAGAGAATCATATGGAAATGTCTAAAACCACTTTCACTCCTTTTACGAGCGAGTGTTGAtttcaattaatataaataaaaaataaataggagtCCAGTTTCCTAGAGGCTAGCTTTTATTTAagtttgttgttttttgtttttttctctcttgtgaccataaaaaaactaaaaaatcttAATGTATGTTTAGTTcaatttatatagaaaaaaatcgCTTATTATTACCCTGGTGAGAGAAACATGTATGTATAGTGTTGTGCCTAAATTTTGTcttactaaaaaagtttttttttttttttttaataatggagCTTCAGCTCGTAGCCTAGTACCAAGTTTTTTTTAGAGGAGTACCAagttattcaaaaataaaaacccaTTCACTTCTGGAAAGCGCGTTTATGAGTAATCTAAAATTAAACCGTTCATGGCATTACGCGTAAGCAAGCCTTATCTCTTTTCGAACCGGGCGAGATTTtcgtttaataaataaaataaacaatgataTCTGAGATGATGACATCTctcaattaattacttttttaaggACTCTCAATTGATTACTAGTACGTACCAAGAAATATGTTTCGAATATACGGCCCATTtcttaatctaattaaaatagaaatatttaaagttatgaaattatatctaattaatttagacttaaatatttttcttccctatttttattttcatcttttaaaaaaatcattttggtcTTTATAagataagtttattttattttttgttcttaaaattcattaaacaaTATTTTGAACAGTAAAAAAAACTTCTAATGGTGAAAAAATGTCGTCTAAAacactttaatgataaaaaataaaataaatacatcttgtaaagattaaaatgattttttttgcaatgaaaaaaatactagggaaaaaagatatttaagtcattaatttatatacaattattaaaatatatataaattaatacttgtcatcaaaatttttaagaatttgaatttaaatttcaaaaaattagaataatacttgtcattaaaatattttaagaaaataaatcaatctggaaataatttatttaatttaatatgtaaaaaatgTGCCAAGATAAATAATTAGGAGTACAAGTGGATGAGATTTAacatatagaattttttttatagaaagatattaacaaattataataatcgtattcatgtatgtaatttgttttttttttttttaatatgatattgcTGGAGTATCTAgttcataatttttaagatttgtcACTTTTTTTATGGGATAATTTCGgattaataatatgataagaaataaactatataaaaaaatgtaaagcgtgtcaacaaaagcaaaaaaaataaatatatattgctTATGTGAGCTAcgcaaattaaaaaatgtcacaAATATGGAAAGCGATCAACTATCAAGGCGAATGGGTCAGCCAATTCGTTCTCAAAATCAATAGTATTGTTATAGCTCCAAAACCATAAGTCcataatgctttttttttatttattattattcagaAAAAACCTTTGGTTTAAATcacctaaaattttaaaagttgttgtAGGTCTCATACCtttatattagattttaatttaaatattttaattttttactttttttactttcacaCATCTTTCATTCTCTTAATTCAAACACAGGCTAAACAAAGATGTATATTGGAAGGTGTACAACTAAATTTACTCACGTGGTGATTAATTTCCTTataatgaaaatgttttttttttttcatatttattaccgttatgagaaaaataatttaccaATAAAATATTGTGAATTCGATAAATATGTCATTACATATTAGAGTACAGTTTTAcgtcatttaatttaaatatttttttataattgatgtactgtatttatttattgttatgcaATATCTAGTTATCAAGTGAGTTAATTTcgttaattattagataaaattaaaatgaaaatacctaattgtaaatagaaaaaagtttattaacaaattattgGTTCAAGTGGTACCGActcaatctttttaaaaaaatcttaagtgtgagttttgtgaattaaaaaattgtgattaaaaaaaaaatttcaaccaaaGATGATCAATCGAACTTTCCAATGATtagtcaaaaaaaaattaatcaaaactaTACCTGAATAACagttagaaaaaaatagaaaaagtttgaaaaatataacaaggctaaatttttttttggaagagtAGTTAATGCATTAGAACTTATAACTTGAGAGGCCGATAttacaaataaagtttttttctaCATGATATTACAAATACAGTTTTTTTCTACATGATATTACAAATATAGTTAAGCATATGTATTATGATAGGTCTTAATTGGTTTTATCGTTGGATTATGATAGGCCACTA contains:
- the LOC100792074 gene encoding uncharacterized protein; this translates as MSEPDTQAPPPPPFLLQRPPLLQSASPLFKQRSWSPDAFRDEAWLRRKGNWKNRRSKSVTDEDVDELKACIELGFGFDSSPEVELDQRLSDTLPALGLYYAVNKRYNDSLVTKTTPSSSSSSAASDCDSTPCPHGSPHSAIFTTGDNPQTVKTRLRQWAQVVACAVRQSSDV